A portion of the Plasmodium gaboni strain SY75 chromosome 5, whole genome shotgun sequence genome contains these proteins:
- a CDS encoding putative membrane protein (conserved Plasmodium membrane protein, unknown function) gives DKADKHEEEQKKEDTNDIQRTDENKEDTKETHQIDQNKEEKKDIEQIDENKEEEKDTEQTDNIKYETNDTEREDQNKDDMKDIEQIDQNKEEKKDIEQIDENNEEKKDIEQEDQNKDDMKDTQQTDNIQYETNDIEQIDENKEQKKDTEQTENIKYETNDTEREDQNKDDMKDTQKKDTIKDETKDTEEEDQNKDDMKDTQKKDTIKDETKDIEQEDQNKDDMKDTQQTDTIKDETKDIEQEDQNKDDMKDTQQTDTIKDETKDIEQEDQNKDDMKDTQQTDTIKDETKDIEREDQNKDDMKDTQKKDTIKDETKDIEQEDQNKDDMKDTQQTDTIKDETKDIEQEDQNKDDMKDTQQTDTIKDETKDSYRRDDKKDGASCEEEKKVIMSEIKTIKEDLDNCNIINMKDKNECDVKVNESERKLNLCKEKALKYKGEIQGINHKCDERLDRKNKEMIILQGIINKLENKMDEDKKSDNKNIQDKIKESEEKRKEVPINNKNTKDNANSNEKNVHHKDYSHQNIYRQEDNYLISYEILKNYFEKIFXXXXXXXXXXXXXXXXXXXXXXXXXXXXXXXXXXXXXXXXXXXXXXXXXXXXXXXXXXXXXXXXXXXXXXXXXXXXXXXXXXXXXXXXXXXXXXXNKDDMKDTQQTDTIKDETKDSYRRDDKKDGASCEEEKKVIMSEIKTIKEDLDNCNIINMKDKNECDVKVNESERKLNLCKEKALKYKGEIQGINHKCDERLDRKNKEMIILQGIINKLENKMDEDKKSDNKNIQDKIKESEEKRKEVPINNKNTKDNVNSNEKNVHHKDYSHQNIYRQEDNYLISYEILKNYFEKIFEIYKTLYIITVEKTFLSIFINNILYCKDFIILFIKKCVSGSVDIIYICYSFFGHHYIISYIIQLFENSFLYKYYNFFKIKINNIKLMFESCLSTLISENKPKVMTLKNNIQKNVDVFVHKLNDSSENLVNHINTINPHVKGIIPPSLSDKIILLIFFTIINVIHIYILFCLLFILYEFLKRATRFTMKWGSLIIRHVYYFIFFFLTIPVRPCMRKRPGKGRRGYRRHDDFIYSSDRMNNNYERINSFDRNASYDYNRNGYDEKGNYDRNYDRNYDRNYDRNYDRNFDRNYDRNYDRNFDRNYDRNFDRNYDRNFDRNYDRNFDRNFDRNFDRNYDRNYDNNHGRTNDRNNDRNNDHNNDRSHDRNHDRSHDRNHDRSHDHKNERNHDLTYNNNESYDKSEELIMNNSELKKTKTSNIHERKH, from the coding sequence ATGATAAGGCTGATAAACATGAAGAGGAACAAAAAAAGGAAGACACAAATGATATTCAGCGAACGgatgaaaataaagaagataCGAAGGAGACTCACCAAATAGATcaaaataaagaagaaaaaaaagacatTGAACAAAtagatgaaaataaagaagaagaaaaagacACTGAACAAACAGACAACATTAAATATGAAACAAATGACACTGAACGAGAAGATCAAAATAAAGATGATATGAAAGACATTGAACAAATAGATcaaaataaagaagaaaaaaaagacatTGAACAAAtagatgaaaataatgaagaaaaaaaagacatTGAACAAGAAGATCAAAATAAAGATGATATGAAAGACACTCAACAAACAGACAACATTCAATATGAGACAAATGACATTGAACAAAtagatgaaaataaagaacaaaaaaaagacaCTGAACAAACAGAAAACATTAAATATGAGACAAATGACACTGAACGAGAAGATCAAAATAAAGATGATATGAAGGACACCCAAAAAAAAGACACCATTAAAGATGAAACAAAAGACACTGAAGAAGAAGATCAAAATAAAGATGATATGAAGGACACCCAAAAAAAAGACACCATTAAAGATGAGACAAAAGATATTGAACAAGAAGATCAAAATAAAGATGATATGAAAGACACACAACAAACAGACACCATTAAAGATGAGACAAAAGACATTGAACAAGAAGATCAAAATAAAGATGATATGAAAGACACTCAACAAACAGACACCATTAAAGATGAAACAAAAGACATTGAACAAGAAGATCAAAATAAAGATGATATGAAAGACACTCAACAAACAGACACCATTAAAGATGAAACAAAAGACATTGAACGAGAAGATCAAAATAAAGATGATATGAAAGACACCCAAAAAAAAGACACCATTAAAGATGAAACAAAAGATATTGAACAAGAAGATCAAAATAAAGATGATATGAAAGACACTCAACAAACAGACACCATTAAAGATGAGACAAAAGATATTGAACAAGAAGATCAAAATAAAGATGATATGAAAGACACTCAACAAACAGACACCATTAAAGATGAAACAAAAGATTCTTATCGAAGGGATGATAAGAAAGATGGGGCGTCGTGtgaagaagaaaagaaaGTCATTATGTCAGAAATAAAAACTATAAAAGAAGATTTAGATAACTgcaatataataaatatgaaggataaaaatgaatgtGATGTTAAAGTAAATGAAAGTGAAAGAAAATTAAATCTATGTAAAGAAAAAGCATTGAAATATAAAGGAGAAATACAAGGAATAAACCATAAGTGTGATGAAAGGTTAgatagaaaaaataaagaaatgataatattacaaggaattataaataaattagaaaataaaatggatgaagataaaaaaagtgacaataaaaatatccaagataaaataaaagaaagtgaagaaaaaagaaaagagGTTCCTATAAACAATAAGAATACTAAAGATAATGCTAATAGTAATGAAAAGAATGTACATCATAAAGATTATAGTcatcaaaatatatatcgacaagaagataattatttaatttcatatgagatattaaaaaattattttgaGAAAATATTCGNNNNNNNNNNNNNNNNNNNNNNNNNNNNNNNNNNNNNNNNNNNNNNNNNNNNNNNNNNNNNNNNNNNNNNNNNNNNNNNNNNNNNNNNNNNNNNNNNNNNNNNNNNNNNNNNNNNNNNNNNNNNNNNNNNNNNNNNNNNNNNNNNNNNNNNNNNNNNNNNNNNNNNNNNNNNNNNNNNNNNNNNNNNNNNNNNNNNNNNNNNNNNNNNNNNNNNNNNNNNNNNNNNNNNNNNNNNNNNNNNNNNNNNNNNNNNNNNNNNNNNNNNNNNNNNNNNNNNNNNNNAAAATAAAGATGATATGAAAGACACTCAACAAACAGACACCATTAAAGATGAAACAAAAGATTCTTATCGAAGGGATGATAAGAAAGATGGGGCGTCGTGtgaagaagaaaagaaaGTCATTATGTCAGAAATAAAAACTATAAAAGAAGATTTAGATAACTgcaatataataaatatgaaggataaaaatgaatgtGATGTTAAAGTAAATGAAAGTGAAAGAAAATTAAATCTATGTAAAGAAAAAGCATTGAAATATAAAGGAGAAATACAAGGAATAAACCATAAGTGTGATGAAAGGTTAgatagaaaaaataaagaaatgataatattacaaggaattataaataaattagaaaataaaatggatgaagataaaaaaagtgacaataaaaatatccaagataaaataaaagaaagTGAAGAAAAGAGAAAAGAGGTTCCTATAAACAATAAGAATACTAAAGATAATGTTAATAGTAATGAAAAGAATGTACATCATAAAGATTATAGTcatcaaaatatatatcgacaagaagataattatttaatttcatatgagatattaaaaaattattttgaGAAAATATTcgaaatatataaaacattatatattataacagtagaaaaaacatttctttcaatatttataaataatatattatattgtaaagatttcattatattatttataaaaaaatgtgtaAGTGGTAGTGtagatataatatatatatgttatagTTTTTTTGGAcatcattatataataagttatattattcaattatttgaaaatagttttttatataaatattataatttttttaaaataaaaataaataacataaaattaATGTTTGAAAGTTGTTTGTCAACATTAATAAGTGAGAATAAACCTAAAGTGATGACattgaaaaataatattcagAAGAATGTAGATGTGTTTGTTCATAAGTTGAATGATAGTTCAGAAAATTTAgtaaatcatataaatacaataaATCCACATGTCAAAGGAATTATACCTCCCAGTTTATCagataaaattatattattaatattttttactattatcaatgtaatacatatatatatattattttgtttattatttatattatacgaatttttaaaaagagCTACTAGATTTACAATGAAATGGGGATCCTTAATAATTCGTcatgtttattatttcatctttttttttctcacAATACCTGTAAGACCATGTATGAGAAAAAGACCAGGAAAGGGGCGTAGAGGATATAGAAGACATGATGATTTTATTTATAGCAGTGATCgtatgaataataattatgaacGAATAAATAGTTTTGATAGAAATGCTAGCTATGATTATAATAGAAATGGTTATGACGAGAAAGGTAATTATGATAGAAACTATGATAGGAATTATGATAGAAACTATGATAGAAACTATGATAGAAATTTTGATAGAAACTATGATAGAAACTATGATAGAAATTTTGATAGAAACTATGATAGAAATTTTGATAGAAACTATGATAGAAATTTTGATAGAAACTATGACAGAAATTTTGATAGAAATTTTGATAGAAATTTTGATAGAAATTATGATAGAAACTATGATAATAACCACGGTCGTACTAATGATCGTAATAATGATCGTAATAATGATCATAATAATGATCGTAGTCATGATCGTAATCACGATCGTAGTCATGATCGTAATCACGACCGTAGTCATGATCATAAAAATGAACGTAACCATGATcttacatataataataatgaatcatatgataaatctgaagaattaataatgaataattcagaattaaaaaaaacgAAAACTTCAAATATACACGAGAGAAAGCATtga
- a CDS encoding small ubiquitin-related modifier: MADDDSTVNNNGTSPVNSQGEHIQVKVRSPDGAEVFFKIKRKTKLEKLMEVYCNRLGQSMEAVRFLYDGDRIHGDNTPEQLGIEDGDVIDAMVQQTGGSF; the protein is encoded by the exons atggcTGATGATGATTCAActgtaaataataatggAACTTCACCTGTCAATAGTCAAGGTGAACATATACAAGTTAAAGTAAGATCTCCTGATGGAGCTGaagttttttttaaaataaaaagaaaaactAAACTAGAGAAATTAATGGAAGTATATTGTAATAGATTAGGTCAATCAATGGAAGCAG TTCGTTTTTTATATGACGGAGATCGTATTCATGGAGATAACACCCCTGAACAACTAGGAATTGAAGACGGCGATGTTATTGATGCTATGGTTCAACAAACAGGAGGAAGTTtctaa
- a CDS encoding hypothetical protein (conserved Plasmodium protein, unknown function) → MSDNSVGSIKRFKEISKMIETTLSQNNRVKNIMTSELYLKKKCEASLETIEHTTNQQECYKKVSKIFIKKSKDELKNEMNDEIAQYDKHYPYLEEIRKKLVDKLTNLKEQYVQAYDSIEKEASNNS, encoded by the exons atgagTGATAATTCTGTAGGTTCCATAAAAAGG TTTAAAGAAATATCTAAAATGATTGAAACTACTCTAAGCCAGAATAATAgagtaaaaaatattatgacAAGTGAATTGTatttgaagaaaaaatgtGAAGCATCCTTAGAAACT atTGAACATACGACCAATCAACAAGAGTGTTATAAGAAGGTTTCTAAAAT ttttataaaaaaatcaaaagACGAGTTgaaaaatgaaatgaaTGATGAAATTGCTCAATATGATAAGCATTATCCTTACTTAGAA GAGATAAGGAAAAAACTTGTTGATAAATTAACAAACCTAAAAGAGCAATATGTACAAGCCTATGATAGT ATAGAAAAGGAAGCAAGTAACAATTCTTAA
- a CDS encoding hypothetical protein (conserved Plasmodium protein, unknown function) codes for MESHSNTVSYVVHSSTVYLCFYLIIKIIVFLSSYIVENKFFKLGFNKIYNNVKNIYYRYMNNSEYCKINDNIEIIKKKIKKYNKIIDQNKKENQHLSEYDLLILNGKYTRKLMKEQNELNHLIKIKETQQEQSKNNIFFKIFYNISIFLTSTNKFIKLLRIQIVILLLFLIVKYNFKNKWKDSCLQIHSQLIFKRNFQFISSDICNNNLFTFLCGYNMTHFFFMTMKYNCEIIYSMLLKEEKKKKA; via the exons atggAAAGCCATTCAAATACGGTCAGTTACGTTGTGCATAGCTCGACCGTTTATTTATGTTTctatttaattataaaaataattgtttttctttcttcttatatagtggaaaataaattttttaaactTGGTTTcaataaaatttataataatgtgaagaatatttattatagatatatgaataattcAGAATACtgtaaaataaatgataatatagaaataataaaaaagaaaattaaaaagtaCAATAAAATCATTGATCAgaataaaaaggaaaatcAACATTTAAGTGaatatgatttattaatattaaatggAAAATATACAAGAAAACTTATGaaagaacaaaatgaattaaaccacttaataaaaattaaagaaacACAACAAGAACAAtctaaaaataatattttttttaaaattttttataatatttcgatatttttaacatcaacaaataaatttataaaactTCTTAGGATACAAATAGTG atCCTTTTATTGTTCCTAATAGTAAAATATAactttaaaaataaatggAAAGATTCGTGCCTACAAATACATTCGCAgttaatttttaaaagaaattttCAGTTTATCTCATCAG ATATATGCAATAACAATTTATTTACTTTTCTTTGTGGATACAACATGActcatttctttttcatgacgatgaaatataattgtgaaattatatattctatgttattaaaagaagaaaaaaaaaagaaagcTTGA
- a CDS encoding putative 60S ribosomal subunit protein L24-2 — MRIEKCWYCSGNIYPGHGIFFIRNDCNVFKFCRSKCHKHFKAKHNPRKVKWTKIYRKERNKELNYDRTFEFEKIRNEPIKYDRDIYIKTINAIKKIDEIKEKRKMRFYKNRILETADKNINLSINYIKKNPLLLKNTEYENVLQELKLNKNERDDTLIIKNAFEDDHIIFTHNKEDIKYKADITTISEKEKFKVQKNNKNLILE, encoded by the exons ATGAGAATAGAAAAGTGTTGGTATTGTTCAGGCAATATATATCCAG gGCATggtatattttttataagaaatgattgtaatgtttttaaattttGTCGAAGTAAATGTCACAAACATTTTAAGGCTAAACATAATCCTCGAAAAGTAAAATGGACAAAAATATACAgaaaagaaagaaataaagaattaaattATGATAGAACATTTGAATTTGAAAAGATTAGAAATGAACCAATTAAATATGATAgagatatatatataaaaactaTTAATgcaataaaaaaaattgatgAAATTAAAgagaaaagaaaaatgagattttataaaaatcGTATTTTAGAAACAGctgataaaaatattaacttatcaataaattatattaaaaagaatcCATTACTTCTAAAAAATACAGAATATGAAAATGTTCTACaagaattaaaattaaataaaaacgAACGTGATGATACattgataataaaaaatgcTTTTGAAGATGAccatattatatttactCACAATAAGGAGGATATCAAATATAAAGCAGATATAACTACCATCTCAGAAAAGGag AAATTTAAAGTTCAGAAGAATAACAAGAATCTCATACTGGAATGa
- a CDS encoding TATA-box-binding protein, with the protein MHTEEKDKDKKKKKIKDNNDQDESIHVHSTLPYEEQNYEKDILNIINKENDNIKSNDDDIQNNNNNFHNNNILDMNFLEQDQLFLEKINQDNIGSTHYNLEYDNEEKQKSDDLKNKLVHKNISLNIHNIISSANLGIDINLRLVAVSIRNAEYNPSKINTLIIRLNKPQCTALIFKNGRIMLTGTRTKKDSIMGCKKIAKIIKIVTKEKVKFYNFKIENIIASANCNIPVRLEVLAHDHKEYCNYEPELFAGLVYRYKPTSNLKSVILIFVSGKIIITGCKSVNKLYTVFQDIYNVLIQYKN; encoded by the coding sequence atgcatactgaagaaaaagataaagacaaaaaaaagaagaaaataaaagataataatgatCAGGATGAATCGATTCATGTACATAGTACCCTTCCTTATGAAGAACAGAATTATGAAAAGgatatattaaacataataaataaagaaaatgataatataaaaagtaatgatgatgacatacaaaataacaataataattttcataataataatattttggATATGAATTTTTTAGAACAAGATCAGTTatttttagaaaaaataaatcaagATAATATTGGTTCAACACATTATAATTTAGAATAtgataatgaagaaaaacaaaaatcagatgatttaaaaaataaactagtacataaaaatatatctttaaatatacataatatcATATCATCAGCTAATTTAGGTATAGATATTAATTTACGCTTAGTTGCTGTTTCTATAAGAAATGCTGAATATAATCCAAGTAAAATTAATACTCTTATCATTAGATTAAATAAACCTCAATGCACAGctcttatttttaaaaatggAAGAATTATGTTAACAGGTACACGAACCAAAAAAGATTCTATCATGGGATGTAAAAAAATCgcaaaaattataaaaattgtaacaaaagaaaaagttaaattttataattttaaaattgaaaatattattgCTAGTGCTAATTGTAATATACCAGTTAGATTAGAAGTTTTAGCACATGATCATAAAGAATATTGTAATTATGAACCTGAACTATTTGCAGGATTAGTCTATAGATATAAACCAACATCCAACTTAAAATCAGTTATACTCATTTTTGTTTCAggaaaaataattataacCGGTTGTAAATCTGTcaacaaattatatacGGTCTTTCAAGATATATACAATGTTTTAATTCaatacaaaaattaa